One window of the Eucalyptus grandis isolate ANBG69807.140 chromosome 8, ASM1654582v1, whole genome shotgun sequence genome contains the following:
- the LOC104456925 gene encoding protein LUTEIN DEFICIENT 5, chloroplastic, whose product MATNFLPLQSPSSISTLPNFQTKLRTTRFRQPASAKLKGNYRWATAIACASSNGREPESVDDRGVKSAEQLLEEKRRAELSARIASGEFTIERSGFPSQVRNGLSKVGVPPEVLDFFFQWFDSSKDHPKIPEAKGAIKAIQNEAFFIPLYELYLTYGGIFRLTFGPKSFLIVSDPSIAKHILKDNSKAYSKGILAEILEFVMGKGLIPADGEVWRVRRRTIVPALHQKYVAAMINLFGQTTQRLCDKLDIAASEREDVEMESLFSRLTLDVIGKAVFNYDFDSLTNDTGIIEAVYTVLREAEDRSVSPIPFWEIPIWKDISPKQKKVNEALKLVNDALNDLIAICKRMVDEEDLQFHEEYMNEEDPSILHFLLASGDDVSSKQLRDDLMTMLIAGHETSAAVLTWTFYLLSKEPTVMSKLQNEVDSVLGDRIPTIEDMKKLKYTTRVINESMRLYPQPPVLIRRSLENDFLGKYPIKRGEDIFISVWNLHRSPHHWIDADKFNPERWPLDGPNPNETNQNFSYLPFGGGPRKCVGDMFASFEMVVAVAMLVRRFNFQMALGAPAVKMTTGATIHTTEGLKMTVTRRLQPPIVPTLEMPLLQVENSTSSSQGDSVLSQKGEVTSTHS is encoded by the exons ATGGCCACTAATTTCCTCCCTCTCCAGTCCCCATCCTCCATTTCTACTCTGCCTAATTTCCAGACCAAGCTCCGCACCACCCGTTTCAGACAACCCGCTTCTGCTAAACTGAAGG GTAACTACAGATGGGCGACGGCCATCGCTTGCGCTTCTTCGAACGGCAGAGAGCCTGAGTCCGTGGACGACCGTGGGGTGAAGAGCGCTGAGCAGTTGCTCGAAGAAAAACGGCGCGCCGAGCTGTCTGCTCGGATTGCTTCTGGCGAATTCACCATCGAGCGATCGGG TTTTCCATCTCAGGTGAGGAATGGCTTGTCGAAGGTGGGTGTTCCTCCcgaagttttggattttttctttcaatggtTTGATTCCAGTAAAGACCATCCAAAAATTCCAGAGGCAAAAGGTGCAATTAAGGCCATTCAGAATGAGGCGTTCTTCATCCCCTTGTATGAACTTTATCTCACATATGGCGGCATTTTCAGGTTGACCTTTGGTCCCAAG TCCTTTTTAATAGTTTCTGACCCATCAATTGCAAAGCATATATTGAAGGACAACTCAAAAGCTTATTCAAAG GGTATTCTAGCAGAAATTCTAGAGTTTGTCATGGGAAAGGGACTTATACCGGCAGATGGGGAAGTATGGCGAGTACGTAGACGTACTATAGTCCCTGCCTTGCATCAGAAG TATGTAGCAGCTATGATTAACTTGTTTGGACAAACTACCCAAAGACTTTGCGATAAGCTTGATATTGCTGCTTCTGAAAGGGAAGATGTAGAGATGGAGTCACTCTTCTCCCGGTTGACATTGGATGTCATTGGAAAGGCAGTCTTTAACTATGATTTTGATTCATTGACAAATGACACTGGAATAATTGAG GCTGTGTATACTGTGCTGCGGGAAGCAGAAGATCGAAGCGTTTCACCTATCCCATTCTGGGAAATTCCTATATGGAAAGATATCTCACCAAAGCAAAAGAAGGTCAATGAAGCTTTGAAGTTGGTCAATGATGCCCTTAACGATTTGATAGCAATATGCAAG AGGATGGTAGATGAGGAGGACTTGCAGTTTCATGAGGAATACATGAACGAAGAGGACCCTAGTATCCTTCACTTCCTCTTGGCATCGGGAGATGAT GTTTCAAGTAAGCAACTCAGAGATGACCTGATGACGATGCTGATAGCTGGACATGAAACATCTGCTGCTGTGCTAACTTGGACTTTTTATCTTCTATCAAAG GAGCCTACTGTCATGTCCAAGCTCCAAAACGAG GTTGATTCTGTGCTTGGCGACCGAATACCAACCATCGAGGACATGAAAAAACTCAAGTATACAACTCGAGTTATCAATGAA TCAATGAGGCTCTACCCACAGCCACCTGTCTTGATTCGTCGATCTCTTGAGAACGATTTCCTTGGGAAGTACCCAATAAAAAG GGGTGAAGATATCTTTATTTCTGTCTGGAACCTGCATCGAAGTCCTCATCACTGGATTGATGCAGACAAGTTCAATCCTGAAAGATGGCCGCTAGATGGACCTAATCCAAATGAAACCAATCAAAATTTCAG TTACTTGCCCTTTGGCGGTGGACCTAGGAAATGTGTAGGGGACATGTTTGCATCCTTTGAG ATGGTAGTTGCGGTGGCAATGCTTGTCCGGCGATTCAACTTTCAAATGGCTCTTGGAGCACCTGCA GTAAAAATGACCACAGGAGCAACAATCCACACTACTGAAGGATTGAAGATGACTGTTACACGAAGGCTACAACCCCCAATTGTCCCTACATTAGAGATGCCACTGCTTCAAGTGGAAAATTCCACAAGTAGTTCTCAAGGTGATTCGGTGTTGAGTCAGAAAGGTGAAGTTACATCTACCCATTCTTGA